The following proteins are encoded in a genomic region of Microcoleus sp. FACHB-68:
- a CDS encoding tetratricopeptide repeat protein, translating into MQLSFKPKRRGWLAVMLCVGFGTPAALMPVFAEPIAQAQQNGRTAGELVNQGLQLIQRGHVPQATAAFRQATELEPNLAPAHYNLGLALRQQGQLQAAADAFHRATQADPRFALAYANLGAALLEGNNLTQAREYLQRAVELDPQLGLARYNLGLVLAQQGLVEEAITSHTQAIQYSPKAPEPAYHLGLAYLQQGNLDKAKDAFRRAIKITPNYPEAHYNLGSIQFNQGELEEAIKSFRRASEANPNYANAYYGAGLVFLRQGRYSEAQQVLQYAKSLYAAQGNAQWAASAEEQLQRARNPNAPLR; encoded by the coding sequence ATGCAATTATCATTTAAACCCAAGCGCAGAGGGTGGCTGGCTGTAATGCTGTGCGTCGGGTTTGGCACACCGGCAGCCTTAATGCCGGTGTTTGCTGAGCCAATCGCTCAAGCTCAGCAAAATGGCAGGACAGCCGGTGAATTGGTCAACCAAGGGCTGCAGTTAATTCAACGTGGCCATGTTCCCCAAGCAACAGCCGCTTTCCGGCAAGCAACCGAATTAGAGCCAAACTTGGCACCGGCACATTACAACTTAGGACTCGCTTTGCGGCAGCAGGGACAGCTACAAGCCGCCGCCGATGCCTTTCACAGAGCAACGCAAGCCGATCCCCGTTTTGCCCTTGCCTACGCAAATTTAGGGGCAGCGCTTTTAGAAGGCAACAACCTCACCCAAGCGCGAGAATACTTGCAACGCGCAGTCGAACTTGATCCCCAACTCGGATTAGCCCGCTATAACCTCGGTTTGGTGCTAGCGCAGCAAGGCTTAGTAGAAGAAGCCATTACCTCCCATACACAGGCGATCCAGTACAGCCCCAAAGCACCAGAGCCGGCTTACCATTTGGGCTTAGCTTACCTGCAACAAGGCAACCTCGATAAAGCCAAAGACGCTTTCCGCAGAGCGATTAAAATCACCCCCAATTACCCAGAAGCCCACTACAATCTCGGCTCCATCCAATTCAACCAAGGTGAGCTAGAAGAAGCCATCAAGTCCTTCCGCCGCGCCTCTGAAGCCAATCCTAACTATGCCAATGCCTATTATGGTGCTGGGCTGGTGTTTCTGCGCCAGGGTCGCTATAGCGAGGCGCAACAAGTTCTGCAATACGCCAAAAGTCTCTATGCTGCTCAAGGTAACGCTCAGTGGGCTGCCAGCGCTGAGGAGCAGTTGCAACGCGCCCGCAATCCGAATGCCCCGCTTCGCTGA
- a CDS encoding ATP-binding protein yields MIAISIRPQERTLGTISFASTLYLCPILDLLLAEIPEQWRAELRLGLQEALVNAAKHGNQLDPSKTVAVRFSAIADQYWWTITDQGDGFTPPPCNCPTEYNDQLPCDEGECGRGLFILYQIFDQVHWNSEGTELRLCKKVGSRSRLPLVS; encoded by the coding sequence GTGATTGCTATCTCAATTCGTCCCCAGGAACGTACCTTGGGAACTATTAGCTTTGCCTCCACACTCTATCTTTGCCCAATTCTAGATTTACTGCTTGCAGAGATTCCCGAACAATGGCGAGCGGAACTCCGCTTAGGTCTTCAAGAAGCATTAGTAAACGCCGCGAAGCATGGGAATCAGCTCGATCCCAGTAAAACGGTTGCCGTCCGTTTCTCCGCAATCGCCGATCAATACTGGTGGACAATCACCGATCAAGGTGATGGCTTTACGCCTCCGCCGTGCAATTGCCCAACAGAGTACAACGATCAGCTACCCTGCGATGAGGGAGAGTGTGGGCGCGGATTGTTTATCTTATATCAAATTTTTGATCAAGTCCACTGGAACTCCGAAGGGACAGAACTCAGACTTTGCAAAAAAGTGGGTAGTCGTTCCCGGCTACCCCTTGTTTCTTAA
- a CDS encoding DUF6439 family protein has product MPDSTPTRAIVSAGLESPRTGNLQEFSTLELAQALAERLAITEKDWHRLKSNRPARAREQVAAALVFLLKDNPEEAIGRLQQAVGWLDRSVSAPPCPTHGHKREQ; this is encoded by the coding sequence ATGCCTGACTCTACGCCCACTCGCGCCATCGTTTCTGCCGGTTTAGAGAGTCCTCGTACCGGCAACCTGCAAGAATTTAGCACTTTGGAATTAGCCCAAGCACTAGCAGAGCGATTGGCCATCACTGAAAAAGATTGGCACCGATTAAAGTCTAACCGCCCCGCGCGGGCACGTGAGCAAGTCGCCGCCGCTCTGGTATTTCTGCTTAAAGACAACCCGGAGGAAGCGATCGGGAGGCTCCAACAAGCGGTTGGCTGGTTAGATCGCTCGGTATCCGCACCGCCTTGCCCGACTCATGGCCACAAGCGGGAACAATAA